The Streptomyces sp. NBC_00569 genomic sequence GCGCGGCTCGGGGCGCGGCCCGACGAGATAGAGGTCGTGGCCTTCACCCATCTGCACCGGGACCACATCGGATGGGCGTGCACGGATCCCCCGGTGTTCACGGCGGCCGCGTTCGCCGTGCCGAAGAGCGAGTGGGAGAACCGTCATCAGGTGCCGGGGCTGACCGCCGGGGCGCTCGCCGCGCTGGAGCGCCGGCTGCGGCTCGTCGTCCCCGGCGAGGAGATCTTCCCGGGCGTGCAGACACTGGCGCTGCCCGGTCACACCGCGGGCCACACCGGCTTCACGATCACCTCGCGGGGCCGTCGCCTGCTCGCGTTCGGGGACGCGCTGCACTCGCCGCTCCAGGTGCGCCACCCCGAGTGGTTCACAGTGTCGGAGGGCGACCCGGCCCAGTCGGAACGCCACCGGCGCAGGCTGATCAGCGAACTCCAGCAGCCGGACACCCTCGGCTTCGGCATCCACTTCGCGGACGTCGTCTTCGGACAGGTCGTCCCCGACGGGGCGGGGGAGGGCGCCGACTGGCTTCCCGTCTGACCGCCCTGCCGGGCCCCCTGCAGGACATGCCAGTACGCGCTTTCCCCGCCGTGCCCGTGGACCTCTTGTCGCCCTCGGGCCCATCTGCTTGACTCCGCCCGCCAGCACGCCAACCCACCGGCGGAGGAAGCCATGGAGATCACCCGCAGACGCCTGCTGTCCGCCCTGTCAGCCGCCGGTCTCCTGACGGTGATCCCCACCGGACGGGCGAACGCCGCCGACGCGGCCGCGGACAGCGCTCGGCTCCTCGCCAACACCGTGGGCGTCTTCGCGGGGACCGAGGCCTCCAACTCCCGTACGGAGACGGCCGCCAAGCGCGCCGCGATCGACAAGGCCGCCCGCGCGAACCTGAGGTCCATGGACGCGGCCGGCCCCGGCGAACTCTTCGCCGGGCTCGTCCTCGGCACCGACGAGGCCAGACTCAACACGGCGTACAAGCAGTTGTACGAGATCGCCCTCGCGACCCGCGCGCCGGGCGCGGCCCCCGACCTGTACGGCGACGAGACGGTGCAACGCCGCGTCATCGACGGCCTCGCGTGGCTGCACGAGCGCTACTACGGCGACCAGTCCAAGGGCTACTACGGCAACTGGTTCTACTGGGAGATCGGCCTCTCCCAGTTCATCAGCAAGACCCTCGTCCTCCTCGCCGGCGCGGTGAAGGCCTACCGCCCGGACCTCCTGCGCACCTACGTCGCCTCCATGGACGCGTACCTGCGCAACGGCACCGACGGCGACGTGAACCTCGACTCCCGCTTCCACACCGGCGCCAACCTCGCCGACATCACCACGAACCGCATCCTCCAGGGCGCGCTCCTCGTCGGGGACGGCGGCGGCGCCCCCGACGGCGAGGCCCGCGTCCGCAAGGCCCTCACCGACCAGCTCACCGTCTTCGCGACGATCGACCCGTACGCACTCGACCACGGGGTCACGGACGGCTACTACGCCGACGGCTCCTTCATCCAGCACGCGTCCGTCGCCTACACCGGCTCGTACGGGAAAGGCCTGCTCACGCGGGTCGTGCAGACCCTCAAGATCCTCGACGGCACGGGCTTCGCGCACGGCGGGGAACTGGTGCCGACCGTCGTGGGCTGGGTGCGGAACGGCTTCGCGCCGCTCATCTTCGAGGGCTGGATGATGGAGATCGTCAAGGGCCGGGCGGTGTCCCGCCCGGACACCGGCTACACCGACGTCGCGATCGTCGTCGAGGCGGTCGTGGATCTGGCGTCACTCGCCGAGGACACCGCCGGCGCCGACGCCACTGCCCTCAAGAGCTACGTCAAACACATCCGGGCCACCTCCCGCGCCGCCCTCGACCCGTCCTCGTTCGTCTCCCCCGTGAGCATCACGCGCTACGCCGACATCACGGGCGACGCGTCCGTCCCCGCCGAGGACCTCAACCCCGCGTCGCGCACGGTCGCGTTCAACGCCATGGACCGGACCGTGCACCGCAGGCCGGGTTACGCCTTCGCGCTCGCCCGGAGTTCGAGCCGCATCAGCAAGTACGAGTACATGAGCGGCGAGAACCTCATGCCGTGGTTCCAGGGCGACGGCGCGTACTACCTGTACCTGTCCGGCCAGGACCAGACGCAGGCGTACGGCGTCGACTACTTCACGACGGTCCCGCCGTACGCCCTGTCCGGCGTCACCGCGCCGGTCGAGCAGCGCCGCACCGTCCCCGAGCTCTACGGAAAGCCGTACTACGACAACCCGGGCCACCCGCTGAACTTCACGTCGTCGTCCGAGTCGCAGAACACGTACGTCTACTTCCCGTGCGGCACCGGCCCGCACTCGGGCGGCGCCGTGCTCGGCGCGTACGGCGCGGCCGCCATGGTGCAGTCGGACGACGTCCCCTACCGGGACAAGCAGAAGGGCATCCTGCCCGACGACTTCGTGGTCTACCGCAACGCGACGTCGACGAAGTCGTGGTTCCTGTTCGACGACGAGATCGTGGTCCTCGCGGCGGATGTCGGCGACGCGGCCGGGCGGGCCGTGACGACGACCGTCGACTCCCGCACGGCGGCGCCGAACGACCTGACCACGGTCACGGGAGCGCTCCGCGACGGCCGTCCGTGGAGCGGCCCGGGCACCGGCGACCTGCACTGGCTGCGCTACGCCAACGCGACCCGCGGCACGTCGCTCGGCTACGTCTTCCTCGACACCCCGCGCGTGCGGGTCACCCTCGACGAGGTCACCCGCAGCCGCCGCGTGGTGCGCACCGCGAACCCGGACACCGCGGTGACCCGCACGGTCCTCGGCGTGACGGTCGACCATGCGGAGGGAGCCGAACCGGCCTGTCTGGCCTACGCGTTGGTGCCGAACGCGGCGGATGCCGCCCTGCGCTCGTACACCCGCCACGACGGCCCGCTGACGGTCCACGCGAACACACCGCGCCTCCAGGCCGTCACCCACGAGGGCCTCGGCCTGACCGCCGCGAACACCTTCACGCCCGGCCGCCACGAGACCGCGGGCCTGCGCGTCGAGGGCCCCGCGTCGGTGCTCGTGCGGCGCGGGCGGCGCCACGGCGACCCGGTCACCGTCGCGGTCGCGGACCCCACGACGCAGCGAGACACCGTGACCGTCCTGCTCCACGGGCGCCCCCTGAGCAAGGTCACCGCGGACCCGCAGGTGCGGGTGACCCGCGTCCACGGCGGCACCCGCCTGGACGTGGACACCCGCCACACGTACGGGCAGAGCCTCACGGTGACGCTGCGCTAGCGGGAGTCGTCACGCTGCCGGGATCCGGTCCAAAAACCCCTGCACCGTACGGATCCGGCCGTCCTCGGCCAGCGAGATCACGTCGGACCCCGCGACGGGCGCGGAGCCGTCCGCGGTGGACACCAGCTCCCAGGTGAACCGGGCGATGTCGTGGTGCCCGTCGACCGTGCCGGTCTGCCGGAACGCGAACCCGGGAAACTGCTCGCGGGCCGCGGCGATCACGGCGGTGATGCCCTCGTGCCCGGCCACGTCGGCCAAGGGGTCGGTGTAACTGCCGTCCTCGCTCCACGCGGCGGCGACGGCCTCGGCGCGGGCGTCCGCGTCCTCGGCGTTCCAGGCCTCGAAGTAGCGGGCGACGGCGGTTTCGTGGACGGTGATGACGGACATACGAATCGGCCTCCAGCCAGGTCGGATGCGGGTCCGGAGCCCGGGAGGAGTGCGCCGCCCGGGTTCCGGATGCCTTCAGCCTGCCGGGCGGACGGACGCGGGTCGATTACGCCGGAGGTAATGCCGCGGAGGCCCGGTTCACCCATGCTGTGGTCGGACAGAACCTGATCTGTTGTTCATCGTCTGTGCTCGGGAGGCCATGATGTTCGTCCCGTTCGGAGCCCTTGATTTTCTGGAACGTGCCGCCACCGTCTACGGGGACCGGATCGGCGTCGTCGACGAGCCGGTCCAGCCGGCCGAACCCTGGGAGGACCTCACCTACCGCCGCGTGGCCGAGCTGGCGCGCGCCCAGGCCGCCGGGCTCGACGCGCTCGGGGTGCCGCTCGGCGCGCGCGTCGCGGTCGTGTCGCCGAACAGCGCGCGGCTGCTGACGTCGTTCTTCGGGGTGAGCGGCTACGGCCGCGTCCTCGTACCGGTCAACTTCCGTCTCACCGCGGAGGAGGTGAGCTACGTCGTCTCCCACTCGGGCGCCGACGTCCTCCTCGTGGACCCCGAACTGACGGACCGCCTCGCCGGCGTCCCCGCCGAGCACCGTTTCACCATCGGGGCTGCCGCCGACTCCGAGCTCTACCGGTTCGGCACGGACCCGAGCCCCTGGACGCCCGACGAGAACGCCACCGCCACCATCAATTACACGAGCGGCACGACCGCCCGGCCCAAGGGCGTCCAGATCACCCACCGCAACATCTGGGTCAACGCCGTCACCTTCGCCCTGCACGCGGGCGTCACCGACCGGGACGTCTACCTGCACACGCTGCCGATGTTCCACGCCAACGGCTGGGGCATGCCGTTCGCCATGTCCGCGCTCGGGGTGCGCCAGATCGCGCTGCGCAAGGTCGACGGCGCCGAGATCCTGCGCCGCGTCGAGGAGCACGGCGTGACCGTGATGTGCGCCGCGCCCGCCGTCGTCAACGCCGTACTGGACGCCGCCCGTTCCTGGAAGGGCGCGATCCCGGGGCGCGACCGGGTCCGCATCATCGTCGCCGGGGCGCCGCCGCCCACCCGCACGGTGGCCCGCGTCGAGTCCGAACTCGGCTGGGAGTTCATTCAGATCTACGGCCTCACGGAGACGTCGCCGCTGCTCACGGTGAACCGGGGCCGCGCCGAGTGGGACGAGCTGGACACGTCGGCACGCGCGGAGAAGCTGGTACGGGCCGGGGCGCCCGCGCTCGGCGTGACGCTGCGCACCGACGAGGAGGGCGAGGTGCTCGCCCGGTCGAACGTGATCCTGGAGGGCTACTGGGAGCAGCCCGAGGAGAGCGCGAAGGCCCTCGCGGGCGGCTGGTTCCACACGGGCGACGGGGGCACGGTCGACGAGGACGGCTATCTGACGATCAGCGACCGCAAGAAGGACGTGATCATCACCGGCGGCGAGAACGTGTCGTCCATCGAGGTGGAGGACGCCCTCTTCGGTCACGCCGGTGTCGCCGAGGTCGCCGTCATCGGTGTCCCGGACGAGAAGTGGGGCGAGACGATCAAGGCGCTCGTGGTCCGGTCCCCCGACTCGGGGGTCACGGAGGACGAACTGATCCGCCACTGCAAGGACCGCCTGGCCGGCTTCAAGGCGCCCACGTCGGTGGAGTTCCGCGACGCACTGGCCCGCACGGCCACGGGCAAACTCCAGAAGTACAAGCTGCGGGCGCCGTATTGGGAGGGCCGGGACCGGGGGGTGAGCTGAGCCGCACCCCGGCGGTCGGCCCAGGCCCCTCGTACATTCCCGTCATACGCACCGGCGGGGGCCGGTGCGTGCGATCGCAAGGCGCCGGTATGCCCTCGTAGCTCCGCTACGAGGGCATACCGGCAACGCCGCGAGCGTGCGTGCCGACCCCCGCCGACCACTCGGGCGGACGACCCGGGGTGCCCGTACCCCCTCCCGTCGGCAGAGTTACCGGCATGGAACCCCACTACGGCACGGTCCCGCTGATTCCGGGCGCCGAGGCCCTGCCCGAGTTGGACATCCCGCTGCCGGGGCGGCAGAACCGGCTCTCCGTGCTGGTGCGGCTCCTGCTGCTCCTGCCGCACTTCGTCGTGCTGGCCGTGCTGTCGGTGGTGACGTTCTTCGCGGTGGTCGCCGGCTGGTTCGCGGCGCTGCTGCTCGGGCGGCTGCCGGGTCCCGTCGAGCGGTATCTGGCGGGGTTCCTCGGCTACGACACCCGTGTGAACGCCTGTGCGATGCTCCTGACCGGCCGCTTTCCGTCCTTCGAGTTCGGCGAACCGATGGGTTACCCGGCGCGGGTGCGCGTGCAGCAGTCCGTGCACCTCAACCGGCCGGCCGTGCTGTTCCGGCTGCTTCTGGTGATCCCCGCGGCGCTCGTCGCGGTGGTCGCGAGCGCCGGCTGGTGGGCCGTCTCCGCGCTGTCGTGGCTCGTCGTGCTGTTCCTCGGCCGGATGCCGCTGCCGCTGTTCGAGGCGACGGCGGCGGTTCTGCGCTACCGGATGCGGCTCGGCGCGTACGTGCTGCTGCTGACCCCCGCGTACCCGAAGCGGCTCCTCGGCGACCAGTCGGCGCCGGACGCCGTCGTCGGCACCGTCGCGGGCCCGTCCGCGACGCGGCCGCTGTTCCTGGGGCCAGGGGCGAAGGTGCTGGTCGGAGCGTTCCTGGTGCTCGGTCTCGTCGGCGGGGCGGCGAACGGCTCCCGCTACGGCGCGGACGGCTCCGCCGCCGTCCAGGCCTCGCTGCCCGGCTTCTGACCGCTCGCGGGCCGTCGCCGGACGCCCGACCGCACCGGTGACCGCTCCTGTGACCAACGGCATGACAAAAGGCCTGTTCCGGGCGCTATGCCCCGTTTACGGTGGAGCGCATGTCTCCCCTGGCCCGCATCAGCACCTCGTACACCCCGCGCTTCGCGGAGTTCGCGTTCGAGCCCGGCTTCACGGCCGCCGTCGACCAGCATGTCGCGGAGCTGCGGGACAAGCTGGAGGCGGGCGGGGGCGCGCTGCAGCCGCAGGCCCCCGACCGTGAGGTCCTCTCGGACTACGCGCTCGGCTTCCTCGACGCGCTCGCCGAGAACGGCTGGCGCGAGCCCGTCGGGCACGACTACGCGGTGTGCCGCCTCACCGCCATCAGCTGGCTGGTGAGACGGCACGATCTCGCCTGAGACAGGTCACATGTCGTCGGTGCGCTCGCGCTCCTGGACGGGCTGGTTCGTCAGCGCGTCGTCGCGGCCCGTCTGGTAGGCGGAGATGCCGCGGGCCTTGGCCGTCTCCCGCTCGGCGCTGTTCAGCATGCGCTCCCAGCGCTGCCGCATCGGGACGATGAGACCGCCGCCCACCCCGACGACGACGATGCCTACGGCGGCGGCGAGCGCCGCGATCAGCACCGGCTGGGTGACCGACGTGGCGATGCCCGCCTGGCCGAGCGCCGCGATCACGCCGAGTGCGACGATGCAGGCCCAGACGACGGTGCCGATGGTCCTGCCGTACGAGACCGCCGACAGGGCGTTGGTGACGATGTCGCGCACGACGTTGGCGATGGCCATGGCGATGACGACCAGGACGATCGCGACGATGGCGCGCGGCAGCCAGGCCACGATGCCGTTGATCATGTTGCTGACGGGGTTCGGGCCGAAGACGCCGAGTGCGATCTGCAGGGTGATCAGCAGCAGCGCGTAGTACACGACCTTGCAGACGATCGCCGTCATGTCGTACTTGGAGCCCTCGAGCATGCGGGCCGCGCCGGCACGCTCGGCGAGTCTCTCCGAGCCGACCTTGCGCAGGACTCTGTCGAGCACCCCCGCTATCAGCTTCGAGAGGATCCAGCCGATGGCCAGGACGATCACGAAGCCCACGAGCTTCGGCACGAACTCGGCGATCTTCGACCAGGCGTTGTTGAGTCCCTGTGTGAAGTCCACGGCGAGTGGGGTGGTGTCGGTGAGGTGGCGCATGAGTGGTCCTCCACTCGCTGGGGCCCGTACGCGCTGTCGCGCCGGGCGGTCGTCCCCCCACAGATGCGGTGATGTGCTCCCTTGTGGATATCAGCGCACGAATGGACGAGGCCCCTGGGCCGCGTCCATTCGTGTGACAGATGACGGTCAGGCTGCGAGGCCGTCCGTGTCCTTGTAAGGCACGCCGTCCTTCGCCACGAGCAGGACGTTCTCGGGCTTGCCGAGGCGGCGCGATGCCGGTGGGCGAGTTGCCGCGCGCGATGACGAGGTCGGCGCGCTTGCCGGGCTCCGGCGTGCCGATCTCGTGGGCCGGGCCCAGCAGCTCCGCCGCCTCGGACGTCCCCGCCAGGATCGCGCCCATCGGCGTCATCCCGGACTCGACGAGATACGCCGGCTCGCGCAGGTTCGTGCCGTGCGCCGCGATGCCGCAGTCCGTGCCCATGGCGACGCGCACGCCGCGCTCGATGGCGTGCGGGATGTGCCGGCGCGCGACCGTCTCCCAGTGCTTCTTCTTCGCGTACGCCCAGCTCGTGGCCTTCAGCGGGTCGGGGGTCGGTGTTCGCCGTGGTCGGTGTTCGCCGTGGTCGGCGTCGGCACGAGGAACGAGCCGCGGCTCCCCCGTCCCCGTCGCCGGAGAACTCCCCCCGTCCGTACCGCCCGAGCATCTCCGCGCGGTGAAGCTGACGGGGCGGCTCCTGGACGCCGAGGGGCGGGCCGTGGGATACGAGCAGGTGGATGTCTGGGCGTAACCACCCGCTGTCCACGGCGTGTTCGCTCCGCTCGCCCCCGCCCGCACTGCCACAGTGACCAGGTACAGAATCACCCGTTTCGCGCGTTTCATAATTTTAGTGCGTTACGCCGGTCTCCCAGGGAGTGTGGTGAGCATGGCCCACGTGCACGTGATCCTCAATCAGAAGGGCGGCGTGGGTAAGTCCACGCTCGCCGTCAACCTCGCCGCCGTGACGGCGGACGTGCTCGGCGCGGGGACCGAGGGCGGCCGCCCGCCCGTCGTCGCCGTCTCCATCGACCCGCAGGGCTCCGCCGTGTGGTGGTCGGAGCGCGTCGGCGGCGGCCTCCCCTTCGACTTCGTGCAGGCCCACGACGACCTGGCCGGGCTCGCCGCGCTCTCCCGCATCCCCTCCGCCCAGCACGTCTTCGTCGACACCCCGGGCTGGCTCGACCTCGCCGAGTCCGCCGGCGAGGACCCGCTCGGCAAGGGCGCCGCCGCGGACGCGCTGCGCGCCGTCCTGTCCAACGCCCACGACGTGATCGTGCCGATCGAGCCCGAGCCGCTCGGGTTCCAGCCCACGCAGCGCACCATCGAGCGCGTCGTGAAACCGCGCGGCCTGCCCTACCGCGTGGTCATCAACAACTGGGACCCGCGCGACGGCAAGGCCGACCTGGAGCAGACGCGCGCCTTCGTCGAGGCCCAGGACTGGCCGCTGGCCCGCACGGTCGTACGGCACTACAAGCTGCACACACGCGCCTCCGCGGACGGCCTCGTCGTCACTCAGTACGGCGCGAACCGCGTCGCGCTCCAGGCCCGCGAGGACTTCTTCCGCCTCGCCCTGGAAGTGGGCCTCGCCGCGATCCCGGCCCCCGCCAAACGCTCCGCGAGCAGCACCCGTACGCCTGTGGGGAAGAACGCGCAGAAGCAGGACGCGCAGGCCGCTTCGGCCAAGAGCGCCAAGGCCAAGAGCTCCAGGAACGCCAAGAAGGTGAACGTCTGATGGGTCGCCGTACCGATCTGTCCTCCCTGCTGTCCTCCGGCGCCGCGGCCCCGGCCGCGGAAACAGCGGGCGAAGGCACCCAGCCCGTCTCCCGCGACGCCGCGCACCCCGTCTCCCGCGACGCCGCGCACCCCGTCACCGTCGCGCTCGCCGACCTCGCCGAGAACCCCGACAACCCGCGCCACGAGCTGCGCGACCTGGACGGGCTCGCCGAGACGGTGCGCGAGCGCGGGGTGCTCCAGGCGCTCGGGGTGGTCCCCCGCGCCGTGTTCCTCGCGGCGCACCCGCACCACGAGGAGGCCGTGGGCCGGGCCCCGTACGTCGTCCTGCACGGCCACCGGCGGCTCGCCGCGGCCCGGATGGCGGGCCTGGACGAGGTGCCCGTCCTGGTGCGCGAGGACGCGTCCCGCACCGACGAGGACGCCCTGATCGAGAACGTCCAGCGCGACGACCTCACCGAGCTGGAGCAGGCCCAGGCCATCCAGGGCCTGATCAAGAGCTACGGCTACTCGCAGCGCCAGGTCGCCGCCCGGATCGGCAAGACGCAGGGCTTCGTCTCGCAGCGCCTGTCCCTGATGAAGCTGCGCGAGGACCTCCAGGAGGCACTGGCCGACGGCCGCGTCTCGGTCGAGGACGCCCGCCGCATCGCCCGCCTCCCCCAGGAGGAGCAGGCGCTCCCCGGCGACACCGGCACACCCCCGCCGACCGTGCCGAAGGCCCGGCGTGATTACGGCGTAATCAAAATCGACAGCCGGGGCACCCCGGAAGAGGTCGTCGAGTCCCTCCGACGCCATCTCGCCCCCGCGGCCCTCGACCGGATCCTGGAACTCCTCGGCCGCTGAGCACACCCGCGGGCGGCCGGGCGCCGGATGGCGGGGGGATTCCTCTACCGTTGCCTGAGAATGCGCCACGGAGAGCAGTCATCGCACATGTCCACTGGACCGGTTCCCACCCTCGACCCCGGCGTCGCGGCGCCCGCGGAGGCCGTCGCGCCGCTGATGCGCGGCATCGACGTGCTGCGCGGGCTCACCGACGCCGGCGGCACGCTCAGCCTCAGCGAGCTCGCGCGGGCCACCGGCCTCGCCCGGTCCACGGTCGACCGGATCTGCGCGACCCTCGCGCACATGGGGTGCCTGCGCCTCGACGGGCGTGACGCCACGCTCGCGCCACCGCTGATGGCCGTGGGCAACGCCTATCT encodes the following:
- a CDS encoding MBL fold metallo-hydrolase, giving the protein MNDRRLRRPSAVCSVQVGDLKVSYVPDGAMLFKPPEPPRAGLGAAYLNDTAHLVANTGGLLVQSDGRALLIDAGFGPHSVPEDPDHPYIGSVHGGSLPDNLARLGARPDEIEVVAFTHLHRDHIGWACTDPPVFTAAAFAVPKSEWENRHQVPGLTAGALAALERRLRLVVPGEEIFPGVQTLALPGHTAGHTGFTITSRGRRLLAFGDALHSPLQVRHPEWFTVSEGDPAQSERHRRRLISELQQPDTLGFGIHFADVVFGQVVPDGAGEGADWLPV
- a CDS encoding polysaccharide lyase family 8 super-sandwich domain-containing protein is translated as MEITRRRLLSALSAAGLLTVIPTGRANAADAAADSARLLANTVGVFAGTEASNSRTETAAKRAAIDKAARANLRSMDAAGPGELFAGLVLGTDEARLNTAYKQLYEIALATRAPGAAPDLYGDETVQRRVIDGLAWLHERYYGDQSKGYYGNWFYWEIGLSQFISKTLVLLAGAVKAYRPDLLRTYVASMDAYLRNGTDGDVNLDSRFHTGANLADITTNRILQGALLVGDGGGAPDGEARVRKALTDQLTVFATIDPYALDHGVTDGYYADGSFIQHASVAYTGSYGKGLLTRVVQTLKILDGTGFAHGGELVPTVVGWVRNGFAPLIFEGWMMEIVKGRAVSRPDTGYTDVAIVVEAVVDLASLAEDTAGADATALKSYVKHIRATSRAALDPSSFVSPVSITRYADITGDASVPAEDLNPASRTVAFNAMDRTVHRRPGYAFALARSSSRISKYEYMSGENLMPWFQGDGAYYLYLSGQDQTQAYGVDYFTTVPPYALSGVTAPVEQRRTVPELYGKPYYDNPGHPLNFTSSSESQNTYVYFPCGTGPHSGGAVLGAYGAAAMVQSDDVPYRDKQKGILPDDFVVYRNATSTKSWFLFDDEIVVLAADVGDAAGRAVTTTVDSRTAAPNDLTTVTGALRDGRPWSGPGTGDLHWLRYANATRGTSLGYVFLDTPRVRVTLDEVTRSRRVVRTANPDTAVTRTVLGVTVDHAEGAEPACLAYALVPNAADAALRSYTRHDGPLTVHANTPRLQAVTHEGLGLTAANTFTPGRHETAGLRVEGPASVLVRRGRRHGDPVTVAVADPTTQRDTVTVLLHGRPLSKVTADPQVRVTRVHGGTRLDVDTRHTYGQSLTVTLR
- a CDS encoding nuclear transport factor 2 family protein, producing the protein MSVITVHETAVARYFEAWNAEDADARAEAVAAAWSEDGSYTDPLADVAGHEGITAVIAAAREQFPGFAFRQTGTVDGHHDIARFTWELVSTADGSAPVAGSDVISLAEDGRIRTVQGFLDRIPAA
- a CDS encoding AMP-binding protein, which translates into the protein MFVPFGALDFLERAATVYGDRIGVVDEPVQPAEPWEDLTYRRVAELARAQAAGLDALGVPLGARVAVVSPNSARLLTSFFGVSGYGRVLVPVNFRLTAEEVSYVVSHSGADVLLVDPELTDRLAGVPAEHRFTIGAAADSELYRFGTDPSPWTPDENATATINYTSGTTARPKGVQITHRNIWVNAVTFALHAGVTDRDVYLHTLPMFHANGWGMPFAMSALGVRQIALRKVDGAEILRRVEEHGVTVMCAAPAVVNAVLDAARSWKGAIPGRDRVRIIVAGAPPPTRTVARVESELGWEFIQIYGLTETSPLLTVNRGRAEWDELDTSARAEKLVRAGAPALGVTLRTDEEGEVLARSNVILEGYWEQPEESAKALAGGWFHTGDGGTVDEDGYLTISDRKKDVIITGGENVSSIEVEDALFGHAGVAEVAVIGVPDEKWGETIKALVVRSPDSGVTEDELIRHCKDRLAGFKAPTSVEFRDALARTATGKLQKYKLRAPYWEGRDRGVS
- a CDS encoding DUF4389 domain-containing protein, which produces MEPHYGTVPLIPGAEALPELDIPLPGRQNRLSVLVRLLLLLPHFVVLAVLSVVTFFAVVAGWFAALLLGRLPGPVERYLAGFLGYDTRVNACAMLLTGRFPSFEFGEPMGYPARVRVQQSVHLNRPAVLFRLLLVIPAALVAVVASAGWWAVSALSWLVVLFLGRMPLPLFEATAAVLRYRMRLGAYVLLLTPAYPKRLLGDQSAPDAVVGTVAGPSATRPLFLGPGAKVLVGAFLVLGLVGGAANGSRYGADGSAAVQASLPGF
- a CDS encoding DUF6401 family natural product biosynthesis protein, whose translation is MSPLARISTSYTPRFAEFAFEPGFTAAVDQHVAELRDKLEAGGGALQPQAPDREVLSDYALGFLDALAENGWREPVGHDYAVCRLTAISWLVRRHDLA
- a CDS encoding mechanosensitive ion channel family protein — translated: MRHLTDTTPLAVDFTQGLNNAWSKIAEFVPKLVGFVIVLAIGWILSKLIAGVLDRVLRKVGSERLAERAGAARMLEGSKYDMTAIVCKVVYYALLLITLQIALGVFGPNPVSNMINGIVAWLPRAIVAIVLVVIAMAIANVVRDIVTNALSAVSYGRTIGTVVWACIVALGVIAALGQAGIATSVTQPVLIAALAAAVGIVVVGVGGGLIVPMRQRWERMLNSAERETAKARGISAYQTGRDDALTNQPVQERERTDDM
- a CDS encoding ParA family protein — protein: MAHVHVILNQKGGVGKSTLAVNLAAVTADVLGAGTEGGRPPVVAVSIDPQGSAVWWSERVGGGLPFDFVQAHDDLAGLAALSRIPSAQHVFVDTPGWLDLAESAGEDPLGKGAAADALRAVLSNAHDVIVPIEPEPLGFQPTQRTIERVVKPRGLPYRVVINNWDPRDGKADLEQTRAFVEAQDWPLARTVVRHYKLHTRASADGLVVTQYGANRVALQAREDFFRLALEVGLAAIPAPAKRSASSTRTPVGKNAQKQDAQAASAKSAKAKSSRNAKKVNV
- a CDS encoding ParB/RepB/Spo0J family partition protein; this translates as MGRRTDLSSLLSSGAAAPAAETAGEGTQPVSRDAAHPVSRDAAHPVTVALADLAENPDNPRHELRDLDGLAETVRERGVLQALGVVPRAVFLAAHPHHEEAVGRAPYVVLHGHRRLAAARMAGLDEVPVLVREDASRTDEDALIENVQRDDLTELEQAQAIQGLIKSYGYSQRQVAARIGKTQGFVSQRLSLMKLREDLQEALADGRVSVEDARRIARLPQEEQALPGDTGTPPPTVPKARRDYGVIKIDSRGTPEEVVESLRRHLAPAALDRILELLGR